A single Lolium perenne isolate Kyuss_39 chromosome 6, Kyuss_2.0, whole genome shotgun sequence DNA region contains:
- the LOC127305827 gene encoding large ribosomal subunit protein uL29c — protein MATMSLAAASPLTSTARGLAVSTPRTSFLGLRALGASAARFPGLAAAPRRGEAAVVRMAKREQELEEIRAMETEKLEEEVVDLKGELFLLRLKRSARQEFKSSEFGRMRKRVARLLTVRREREIEQGINKRLSRKLDRKWKLGIVVRPPPSMREKKEEE, from the exons ATGGCGACGATGTCCCTCGCCGCGGCCTCACCCCTCACCTCCACCGCCCGCGGCCTCGCCGTGTCCACGCCCCGCACCTCATTCCTCGGCCTCCGCGCATTGGGCGCGTCGGCGGCGCGGTTCCCGGGACTGGCTGCTGCGCCGCGGAGGGGCGAGGCGGCGGTGGTGAGGATGGCGAAGCGGGAGCAGGAGCTGGAGGAGATACGGGCCATGGAGACGGAGAagctggaggaggaggtggtggaccTCAAGGGGGAGCTCTTCCTGCTCCGCCTGAAGCGCTCCGCGCGCCAGGAGTTCAAGTCCAGCGAGTTCGGCCGCATGCGCAAGAGG GTTGCTCGTCTGCTGACTGTAAGAAGAGAAAGGGAGATCGAACAAGGAATCAACAAAAGACTGTCTAGGAAGCTTGACAGGAAATGGAAGCTGGGCATTGTGGTGAGACCACCACCATCCAtgagggagaagaaggaggaggagtaG
- the LOC127305826 gene encoding transcription factor MYB93, with protein MGRSPCCDENGLKKGPWTTEEDQKLTEYIVKNGHGSWRALPKLAGLNRCGKSCRLRWTNYLRSDIKRGKFTPEEEQTILQLHSVLGNKWSAIAKHLPGRTDNEIKNFWNTHLKKKLIQMGFDPMTHRPRTDFFAALPQLIALANLRQLVEQRPWEDNTSSQVQADAVQAAKLEYLQCLLQSAAAIATSPSSSSINTIPTDLEQIGLLSPSQMSSLSSLSSPRILEGTNGQDFITGQLPDIQIPSSSFFEQPIINGSTQNSDYTANNCAGENSAHKPLFLSENSLPPLADFPISNLGDACSTSSCDADGNSAQLPIWSESFYDQFMSEFA; from the exons ATGGGGAGGTCTCCTTGCTGCGATGAGAATGGCCTCAAGAAGGGCCCTTGGACCACTGAAGAAGACCAAAAGCTCACAGAGTACATCGTAAAGAATGGCCATGGGAGCTGGAGAGCACTGCCGAAGCTTGCAG GACTGAACAGGTGTGGCAAGAGCTGCAGGCTGAGATGGACGAACTACCTGAGGTCAGATATCAAGAGAGGGAAGTTCACCCCTGAGGAAGAACAAACCATTCTCCAGCTCCACTCCGTCCTTGGCAACAA GTGGTCAGCCATCGCAAAGCACCTCCCCGGACGGACGGACAATGAGATCAAGAACTTCTGGAACACACACCTGAAGAAGAAGCTGATCCAGATGGGCTTCGACCCGATGACACACCGACCAAGAACCGACTTCTTCGCCGCGCTGCCACAACTCATCGCGCTTGCCAACCTCCGCCAGCTCGTGGAGCAGCGCCCATGGGAAGACAACACTTCCAGCCAGGTGCAAGCCGATGCAGTCCAGGCAGCAAAACTCGAGTACTTACAGTGCCTGCTTCAGTCTGCAGCGGCCATTGCGACTAGTCCCAGCTCCAGCAGCATCAACACCATCCCCACTGACCTGGAGCAGATTGGCCTCCTGAGTCCTTCACAGATGTCTTCCTTGTCCTCACTGTCGTCTCCAAGGATCCTGGAGGGTACCAATGGCCAAGACTTCATAACTGGGCAATTGCCTGACATCCAGATACCTAGTAGCTCATTCTTTGAACAGCCCATCATCAATGGTAGTACCCAGAACTCAGATTACACTGCGAACAACTGTGCTGGGGAGAATAGCGCCCACAAACCGCTGTTCCTGTCAGAGAACTCCCTTCCACCGCTTGCTGACTTCCctatttccaaccttggggatgcttGCAGCACCTCAAGCTGTGATGCTGATGGCAACAGCGCTCAGCTCCCTATTTGGTCTGAGTCATTTTATGACCAGTTCATGAGCGAGTTTGCATGA